One region of Bradyrhizobium betae genomic DNA includes:
- a CDS encoding enoyl-CoA hydratase family protein, which translates to MSRPANPVTLPLADYSPQHFLLAVVDGVATVTLNRPERKNPLTFESYRELTDFFRACAFDDAVKTVVVTGAGGNFSSGGDVFEIIGPLVKMDTKGLTAFTRMTGDLVKAMRACPQPIVAAVEGICAGAGAIIAMASDMRLAASGAKVAFLFNKVGLGGCDMGACAILPRIIGQSRASELLYTGRFMTAEEGERWGFFSRIVTPEQVLPQAQLLAKQVADGPTFGNTMTKRMLAMEWAMSVEEAIEAEAVAQALCMTTADFERAFEAFANKVKPVFRGD; encoded by the coding sequence ATGAGCAGACCAGCCAATCCCGTGACGCTGCCGCTGGCAGACTATTCGCCGCAGCATTTCCTGCTCGCCGTTGTCGACGGTGTTGCCACCGTGACGCTCAATCGTCCCGAGCGCAAGAATCCACTGACTTTCGAGAGCTATCGGGAACTGACGGATTTCTTCCGCGCCTGCGCGTTCGACGATGCGGTCAAGACTGTCGTCGTCACCGGTGCCGGCGGCAATTTCTCGTCCGGCGGCGACGTGTTCGAAATCATCGGCCCGCTCGTGAAGATGGATACCAAGGGGCTGACGGCGTTCACGCGGATGACCGGCGATCTCGTCAAGGCGATGCGGGCCTGCCCGCAGCCGATCGTGGCGGCGGTCGAGGGCATTTGCGCTGGTGCCGGCGCGATCATCGCCATGGCCTCGGACATGCGCCTTGCGGCCAGCGGCGCCAAGGTAGCGTTCCTGTTCAACAAGGTCGGTCTCGGCGGCTGCGACATGGGCGCCTGCGCGATCCTGCCGCGGATCATCGGACAGTCCCGCGCTTCCGAACTGCTCTACACCGGCCGGTTCATGACCGCGGAGGAGGGCGAGCGCTGGGGCTTCTTCAGCCGCATCGTCACGCCTGAGCAGGTGCTGCCTCAGGCGCAGTTGCTGGCCAAACAGGTCGCGGACGGCCCGACCTTCGGCAACACTATGACCAAGCGCATGCTGGCGATGGAATGGGCGATGTCGGTGGAAGAGGCGATCGAGGCGGAAGCCGTTGCCCAAGCCCTGTGCATGACGACGGCCGATTTCGAGCGCGCCTTCGAAGCCTTCGCCAACAAGGTCAAGCCGGTATTCAGGGGCGACTAG
- a CDS encoding bifunctional salicylyl-CoA 5-hydroxylase/oxidoreductase, with translation MKVAIIGGGPAGLYAAILLKKQRPGADITVYERNRADDTFGFGVVFSDATLDNFEKHDLPSYQRITQEFAYWDDIAVHFRGTVHRVGGNGFCGCSRQKLLLILQERARELGVGLHFEVDIDDESRFADADLVLIADGINSRFREKYVDHFQPEVDLRSNKFAWMGSTRPLDAFTFIFQETEWGPFIAHAYQYEAGHSTWIFETDPETFERAGLTGLDETQSAGRMADIFGWFLDGHKLLTNRSMWRNFPMIRSKRWVKDNMVLLGDAKASAHFSIGSGTKLAMEDAIALAEAMERAPGIPAALEVYEHGRREEVEKTQHAADVSLVWFEHVDRFWEFDPVQFAFGVMTRSKAITYDNLKLRAPDFVAEVEKSFARQVHSNGFDVNTDKPVVPLFQPFRLREMEIANRTVVSPMCMYSAKEGVPTDFHLVHYGSRAIGGAGLIFTEMTCVSRDARITPGCAGLWNDEQEAAWRRIVDFVHANSATKICLQLGHAGRKGATKLMWDGIDRPLDEGGWEVFSASPLPYFPDSQVPRELDRAGMSVVRDSFVAAAERGERCGFDMLELHCAHGYLLASFISPLTNTRTDEYGGSLENRLRFPLEIFEALRAVWPSHKPMSVRISATDWADGGITGDDAVAIARAFAEAGVDLVDVSTGQTVRDAQPIYGRMFQTPFSDQVRNEARVATMCVGNITTADQANTILAAGRADLVALGRPHLVDPFFTMKAAAWYGADGAFCPPQYLPGKDQIFRNSVRDRQDLEELRIKAKPRTRAELKAEATKPLAAE, from the coding sequence ATGAAAGTCGCGATCATCGGTGGTGGACCTGCGGGTCTCTACGCAGCGATCCTGCTCAAGAAGCAGCGCCCTGGCGCTGACATCACCGTGTATGAGCGCAACCGTGCCGACGACACGTTCGGCTTCGGCGTCGTGTTCTCCGATGCGACGCTCGATAATTTCGAGAAACACGATCTTCCGAGTTACCAGCGCATCACCCAGGAGTTCGCCTATTGGGACGACATCGCCGTGCATTTCCGCGGCACCGTCCACCGGGTCGGCGGTAACGGTTTTTGTGGCTGCTCGCGGCAGAAGCTGCTTCTGATCCTTCAGGAGCGGGCGCGCGAACTCGGTGTCGGCTTGCATTTCGAAGTGGATATCGATGACGAATCCCGCTTCGCTGATGCCGATCTCGTTCTGATCGCCGACGGCATCAACAGCCGTTTCCGCGAGAAGTATGTCGATCATTTCCAGCCCGAGGTCGATCTCCGCTCCAACAAGTTCGCCTGGATGGGCTCGACCAGGCCGCTCGATGCCTTCACTTTCATCTTCCAGGAGACGGAGTGGGGCCCGTTCATCGCCCACGCCTATCAGTACGAGGCGGGGCACTCGACCTGGATTTTCGAGACCGATCCGGAAACGTTCGAGCGCGCGGGGTTGACGGGGCTCGACGAGACCCAGTCCGCCGGGCGCATGGCCGACATCTTCGGCTGGTTCCTGGATGGGCATAAGCTGCTCACCAACCGCTCGATGTGGCGCAACTTCCCGATGATCCGCAGCAAGCGCTGGGTCAAGGACAACATGGTACTGCTCGGCGATGCCAAGGCGAGCGCGCATTTCTCGATCGGCTCCGGCACCAAGCTGGCGATGGAGGATGCGATCGCGCTGGCTGAGGCGATGGAGAGAGCGCCCGGCATTCCGGCCGCGTTGGAGGTCTACGAGCACGGAAGGCGCGAGGAAGTCGAGAAGACGCAGCATGCCGCCGACGTCTCGCTGGTCTGGTTCGAGCACGTCGACCGCTTCTGGGAGTTTGATCCGGTGCAGTTCGCCTTCGGCGTGATGACGCGCTCGAAGGCGATCACCTATGACAATCTGAAACTCCGCGCTCCCGATTTCGTGGCGGAGGTCGAGAAGTCGTTTGCCAGGCAGGTTCACAGCAACGGCTTCGACGTCAACACCGACAAGCCGGTGGTGCCGCTGTTCCAGCCGTTTCGCTTGCGCGAGATGGAGATCGCCAATCGCACCGTCGTGTCGCCGATGTGCATGTATTCCGCCAAGGAAGGCGTGCCGACTGACTTCCATCTGGTACATTACGGCTCGCGCGCGATCGGCGGCGCCGGCCTGATCTTCACGGAAATGACCTGCGTCAGCCGCGACGCCCGGATCACGCCCGGTTGTGCCGGGCTATGGAACGATGAGCAGGAAGCCGCTTGGCGCCGCATTGTGGATTTCGTCCACGCCAACTCGGCTACAAAGATCTGCCTGCAACTGGGCCATGCCGGCCGCAAGGGCGCGACCAAGCTGATGTGGGATGGCATCGATCGTCCCCTCGACGAGGGCGGTTGGGAAGTGTTCTCGGCCTCGCCGTTGCCCTATTTTCCGGACAGCCAGGTGCCGCGCGAGCTCGATCGCGCCGGCATGAGCGTTGTGAGGGATTCGTTCGTCGCAGCGGCTGAGCGCGGCGAGCGCTGTGGTTTCGATATGCTCGAGCTGCACTGCGCCCATGGCTATCTGCTCGCGAGCTTCATCTCGCCGCTGACGAACACACGCACCGACGAATATGGCGGTTCGCTCGAAAACCGGCTGCGCTTCCCGCTCGAGATCTTCGAGGCACTGCGCGCCGTTTGGCCGTCGCACAAGCCGATGTCGGTCCGCATTTCCGCGACCGATTGGGCGGACGGTGGCATCACCGGCGATGACGCCGTTGCGATCGCGCGCGCCTTTGCCGAGGCTGGCGTCGATCTCGTCGATGTCTCGACCGGCCAGACCGTCCGCGATGCACAGCCGATCTACGGGCGCATGTTCCAGACGCCATTCTCCGACCAGGTCCGCAACGAGGCGCGCGTCGCCACCATGTGCGTCGGAAACATCACGACGGCGGATCAGGCCAATACCATTCTGGCCGCTGGCCGGGCAGATCTCGTTGCGCTCGGGCGGCCGCATCTGGTCGATCCGTTCTTCACCATGAAGGCGGCGGCCTGGTACGGGGCGGACGGGGCGTTCTGCCCGCCGCAATATCTGCCCGGCAAGGACCAGATTTTCCGCAACAGCGTGCGCGACAGGCAGGATCTCGAAGAGCTGAGAATTAAGGCTAAGCCCAGGACGCGGGCCGAACTGAAGGCGGAGGCGACAAAGCCGCTTGCGGCGGAGTAA
- a CDS encoding flavin-dependent oxidoreductase, which translates to MKAIIVGGGIGGLTTALMLRSRGIGCEIFEQADTIRELGVGINTLPHAMRELASLGLLQKLDDVAIRTDQLYYLSRHGQEVWREARGVDAGHDVPQFSIHRGRLQGVIHRAVEERLGPEAIHTGCRLGAFTQDEGGVTAYFFDRAGAHIHTARGDILIGADGIHSRIRDTLFPNEGPPCWNGLMLWRGARDWPLFLTGKSMIVAGGLNAKVVIYPIAEGSSPASRLTNWAVLVKVGEGNAPPPRKEDWSRPGRREELMPHVARFSVPYIDVKSLISATPEFYEYPTCDRDPLPYWSSGRVTLLGDAAHPMYPVGSNGASQAILDARCLADALVRAEHPRQALMEYEKKRLPMTADIVRSNRRGGPEGVIDAVEQLAPDGFDNVDNVLSYSQREAIVRGYATKAGFAAVPGLAAVRA; encoded by the coding sequence ATGAAGGCGATTATCGTCGGTGGCGGTATCGGTGGTCTGACTACGGCGTTGATGCTGCGTTCGCGCGGCATCGGTTGCGAGATTTTCGAGCAGGCGGACACTATCCGCGAGCTCGGCGTCGGCATCAACACGTTGCCCCATGCGATGCGCGAGCTCGCCAGCCTCGGCCTGTTGCAGAAGCTCGATGACGTCGCGATCCGCACCGACCAGCTCTACTACCTCAGCCGCCATGGCCAGGAGGTCTGGCGCGAAGCTCGCGGCGTTGACGCCGGCCACGACGTGCCGCAATTCTCGATCCACCGCGGCCGCCTCCAGGGTGTCATCCATCGTGCCGTCGAGGAGCGGCTCGGGCCGGAAGCGATCCACACCGGCTGCCGGCTCGGCGCGTTCACGCAGGACGAGGGCGGCGTCACCGCTTATTTCTTCGATCGCGCCGGCGCGCACATCCACACCGCGCGCGGCGACATTCTGATCGGTGCTGACGGCATTCATTCGCGTATCCGTGACACGCTGTTCCCGAACGAGGGTCCGCCGTGCTGGAACGGCCTGATGCTGTGGCGCGGTGCGCGCGATTGGCCGCTGTTCCTCACTGGTAAATCGATGATCGTGGCCGGTGGCCTCAACGCCAAGGTGGTGATCTATCCGATTGCGGAAGGATCCAGTCCCGCCAGCCGCCTCACCAACTGGGCAGTGCTGGTAAAGGTCGGTGAGGGCAATGCGCCGCCGCCGCGGAAAGAGGACTGGTCGCGGCCGGGCCGGCGCGAGGAACTGATGCCGCACGTCGCGCGCTTTTCGGTGCCCTACATCGACGTGAAGAGCCTGATCTCGGCGACACCCGAATTCTACGAATATCCAACCTGCGACCGCGATCCTTTGCCCTATTGGTCGTCCGGGCGCGTCACGCTGCTCGGCGATGCCGCGCATCCCATGTATCCGGTCGGCTCGAACGGCGCGTCGCAGGCGATCCTCGACGCGCGCTGCCTCGCCGATGCGCTGGTGCGCGCTGAGCACCCGCGTCAGGCGCTGATGGAATACGAGAAGAAGCGCCTGCCGATGACGGCCGACATCGTCCGCTCCAATCGGCGTGGCGGCCCCGAGGGCGTCATCGACGCCGTCGAGCAGCTCGCGCCCGACGGCTTTGACAATGTCGACAACGTCCTGAGCTATTCCCAGCGCGAGGCGATCGTGCGCGGCTACGCCACCAAGGCCGGGTTCGCCGCGGTGCCGGGACTTGCGGCAGTGCGCGCTTGA
- a CDS encoding cupin domain-containing protein has protein sequence MKSEITGITRANEGIQGISWNILGQTYVPKSNTEHSFSWHATLPPGTFVPPHIHPDQDEYLYMLEGKLDFVLGNSEAQATPGDLIRLGMGVPHGIFNKSEQTAKVLFWVSPTKKLFDLFWGLHNMKEQKPEDVVAMAAEFNIHFLPPPPGAG, from the coding sequence ATGAAAAGTGAGATCACCGGCATCACGCGGGCCAACGAGGGCATTCAGGGCATTTCCTGGAACATCCTCGGCCAGACCTACGTGCCAAAGAGCAACACCGAGCACAGCTTCTCCTGGCACGCGACCTTGCCGCCGGGCACGTTCGTGCCGCCGCACATCCATCCCGACCAGGATGAGTATCTCTATATGCTGGAGGGCAAGCTCGATTTCGTGCTCGGCAACTCCGAGGCGCAGGCGACTCCGGGCGACCTGATCCGGCTCGGCATGGGCGTGCCGCACGGTATCTTCAACAAGTCGGAGCAGACCGCGAAGGTGCTGTTCTGGGTCTCTCCGACCAAAAAGCTGTTCGATCTGTTCTGGGGCCTTCACAACATGAAGGAACAGAAGCCGGAGGACGTGGTGGCGATGGCCGCCGAATTCAACATCCACTTTCTGCCGCCGCCTCCCGGCGCCGGCTAG
- a CDS encoding ABC transporter substrate-binding protein → MKTQLTLTAAALLLGTAISPALAQEKLKLGVIVTLSGPAAALGQQVRDGFALGVKDLGSKMGGRDVEVVVVDDELKPDAAVTKVKGLLERDKVDFVVGPIFSNILQAIHRPVTESKTFLISPNAGPSTFAGKDCNPFFYVTSYQNDQVHEILGKVAQDRGYKRMYLMVPNYQAGKDSVAGFKLDYKGEIVEESYMPLNTLDFQPELSKISSQKPDALFTFMPGGLGVNLVKQYKQAGLADSIPVLSAFTVDESTLPAQQDAAVGMFGGANWAPNLDNPQNKKFVAAYEAAYNIVPGTYAFQAYDAAMLIDSAIKGVKGDLSNKEAVGAALKKADFTSLRGGFKFNTNGYPIQDFYLTKVAKRPDGKFQTEIVQKVFENYGDRYAKDCKAAN, encoded by the coding sequence ATGAAGACGCAATTGACCTTGACCGCAGCGGCCTTGCTGCTTGGCACCGCGATCAGCCCTGCCCTCGCCCAGGAAAAGCTCAAGCTGGGTGTGATCGTGACCCTGTCGGGACCTGCAGCCGCGCTTGGCCAGCAGGTTCGCGACGGCTTTGCGCTCGGCGTGAAGGACCTTGGCAGCAAGATGGGCGGCCGCGATGTCGAGGTCGTCGTGGTCGACGATGAGCTCAAGCCGGACGCGGCCGTGACCAAGGTCAAGGGCCTGCTCGAACGCGACAAGGTCGACTTCGTGGTCGGCCCGATCTTTTCCAACATCCTCCAGGCCATCCATCGGCCGGTCACGGAATCCAAGACCTTCCTGATCAGTCCCAATGCCGGACCGTCGACTTTTGCCGGCAAGGACTGCAACCCGTTCTTCTATGTGACGTCGTACCAGAACGACCAGGTGCACGAGATCCTCGGCAAGGTCGCGCAGGATCGCGGTTACAAGCGCATGTACCTGATGGTGCCGAACTATCAGGCCGGCAAGGATTCAGTGGCCGGCTTCAAGCTCGACTACAAGGGCGAGATCGTCGAAGAGTCCTACATGCCGCTGAACACGCTGGATTTCCAGCCGGAGCTTTCCAAGATTTCCTCGCAGAAGCCCGATGCACTCTTCACGTTCATGCCCGGCGGCCTGGGCGTCAATCTCGTCAAGCAGTACAAGCAGGCCGGTCTTGCCGACAGCATTCCGGTGCTCTCGGCGTTCACGGTGGATGAATCGACGCTGCCGGCGCAGCAGGATGCCGCGGTCGGCATGTTCGGCGGCGCGAACTGGGCGCCCAATCTCGACAATCCCCAGAACAAGAAATTCGTTGCCGCCTACGAGGCTGCCTATAACATCGTGCCCGGCACCTACGCCTTCCAGGCCTATGACGCCGCGATGCTGATCGACAGCGCCATCAAGGGCGTAAAGGGCGATCTCTCGAACAAGGAAGCCGTTGGAGCCGCGCTGAAGAAGGCCGACTTCACCTCGCTGCGGGGCGGCTTCAAGTTCAACACCAACGGCTATCCGATCCAGGACTTCTACCTGACCAAGGTCGCAAAACGTCCGGACGGCAAGTTCCAGACCGAGATCGTTCAGAAGGTCTTTGAGAATTACGGCGACCGGTACGCCAAGGACTGCAAGGCGGCGAACTAA
- a CDS encoding MarR family winged helix-turn-helix transcriptional regulator has product MPAVRDCIKMLDSETKAVETPEDHAEELRLWLRLLTCTTLIEGEVRGRLRQRFDVTLPRFDLMAQLDKAPDGMTLSDVSKRMMVSNGNVTGLVERLVESGHLDRRTSETDRRVQVIRLTKLGRAEFRRMAAEHETWIADLFADLTPKDVRELMRLLAKTKASAQKSAARRRS; this is encoded by the coding sequence ATGCCGGCCGTGCGTGACTGCATCAAGATGCTCGATTCCGAGACCAAAGCCGTCGAGACGCCGGAGGATCATGCCGAGGAGCTTCGGCTATGGCTGCGGCTGCTCACCTGCACGACCCTGATCGAGGGCGAAGTGCGTGGCCGGCTGCGGCAGCGTTTCGATGTCACGTTGCCCCGCTTCGATCTGATGGCGCAGCTCGACAAGGCACCCGACGGCATGACGCTGTCCGACGTCTCCAAGCGCATGATGGTGTCGAACGGCAACGTCACAGGCCTCGTCGAACGGCTCGTCGAATCCGGCCATCTCGACCGGCGGACCTCGGAGACGGACCGCCGGGTCCAGGTGATCCGCCTCACAAAGCTCGGCCGTGCCGAGTTCCGCAGAATGGCTGCGGAGCACGAGACCTGGATCGCCGATCTGTTCGCCGATCTGACGCCGAAGGATGTGCGCGAGCTGATGAGGCTCCTCGCCAAGACCAAGGCGTCGGCGCAGAAATCGGCTGCACGCCGCCGGTCCTAA
- a CDS encoding benzoate-CoA ligase family protein → MANAAKVQVSGSHDGNAATAHVDTFARQHLPPREFWPEFIFTRPELQYPPRLNCVSYFLDRWVEEGHGDAPCVMSPAVSYTYRELQALVNRIANVLVGKLGLVPGGRVLLRSANSPMMVATYLAVIKAGGICVATMPLLRAKELSYPIHKAEITLALCDGKLSDEMEKAKLAAPGLRRVVYWGNGAADSLEALIADASPEFAAVDTASDDICLIAFTSGTTGDPKGTMHFHRDMLAVCDGYARNILRAEQKDRFIGSAPLAFTFGFGGVLFPMHIGASFVVLEKTTPDDILTAIEHYKTTVCFTAPTAYRAMIGKLPGRDVSSLRKCVSAGETLPKPTFDAWLKATGIKLMDGIGSTEMLHIFISATEDDIRPGATGKPVPGYEAKIVDDAGDDMPPGTMGRLAVRGPTGCRYLADDRQRKYVQNGWNITGDTYLMDSDGYFWYQSRSDDMIVSAGYNIAGTDVEAALLTHPSVIECGVVGAPDEARGMIVKAYVIAAPGVAPDAQLAAELQDYVKREIAPYKYPRAIEFVMQLPKTETGKLKRFALRQLAQAAVTSSGVAAE, encoded by the coding sequence ATGGCCAACGCCGCGAAGGTTCAAGTCTCGGGCTCGCATGACGGCAACGCCGCGACGGCCCATGTCGATACGTTCGCGCGGCAGCACCTGCCGCCGCGCGAGTTTTGGCCCGAGTTCATCTTCACGCGGCCGGAGCTGCAATATCCGCCGCGACTTAACTGCGTCAGCTATTTCCTCGACCGTTGGGTCGAAGAGGGCCATGGCGATGCGCCCTGCGTCATGAGTCCCGCCGTCAGCTACACCTATCGCGAACTGCAGGCGCTGGTGAACCGCATCGCCAACGTGCTGGTCGGCAAGCTGGGTCTCGTGCCCGGCGGCCGCGTGCTGCTGCGCTCCGCCAATAGTCCGATGATGGTTGCGACCTATCTTGCGGTGATCAAGGCCGGTGGTATCTGCGTTGCGACGATGCCGCTGCTGCGTGCCAAGGAGCTGTCTTATCCAATCCACAAGGCGGAGATTACACTCGCGCTCTGCGACGGGAAACTCTCCGACGAGATGGAGAAGGCGAAGCTAGCTGCGCCCGGTCTTAGGCGCGTGGTCTATTGGGGCAACGGCGCCGCCGACTCGCTCGAGGCCTTGATCGCCGACGCAAGCCCCGAGTTCGCTGCTGTCGATACCGCCTCCGACGACATCTGCCTGATCGCCTTCACGTCGGGCACGACCGGCGATCCCAAGGGCACCATGCATTTTCACCGCGACATGCTGGCGGTCTGCGACGGTTATGCACGCAACATCTTGCGCGCGGAGCAGAAGGACCGCTTCATCGGCTCGGCGCCGCTCGCGTTCACTTTCGGCTTCGGCGGCGTGCTGTTCCCGATGCACATCGGCGCCTCCTTCGTCGTGCTGGAGAAGACGACGCCCGACGACATCCTGACCGCGATCGAGCACTACAAGACCACGGTCTGCTTTACGGCGCCGACCGCCTATCGCGCCATGATCGGCAAGCTCCCGGGCCGCGACGTTTCCTCGCTGCGCAAATGCGTCTCCGCCGGCGAGACACTTCCCAAGCCGACCTTCGATGCCTGGCTCAAGGCCACCGGTATCAAGCTGATGGACGGCATCGGCTCGACCGAGATGCTGCACATCTTCATCAGTGCGACCGAGGATGATATCCGGCCGGGCGCGACCGGCAAGCCGGTGCCGGGCTACGAGGCCAAGATCGTCGATGACGCCGGCGACGATATGCCGCCGGGCACGATGGGCCGTCTGGCCGTGCGCGGACCTACCGGCTGCCGCTATCTCGCCGACGATCGCCAGCGTAAATACGTCCAGAACGGCTGGAACATCACCGGCGATACCTATCTGATGGATAGCGACGGCTATTTCTGGTATCAGTCGCGCTCCGACGACATGATCGTATCGGCTGGGTACAACATCGCCGGAACAGATGTCGAGGCGGCGCTGCTGACGCATCCCTCGGTCATCGAGTGCGGCGTGGTTGGAGCGCCGGACGAGGCGCGCGGAATGATCGTGAAGGCCTACGTCATTGCCGCGCCCGGGGTGGCGCCGGATGCTCAACTCGCGGCCGAGCTGCAGGACTACGTCAAACGCGAGATCGCGCCGTACAAATATCCGCGTGCGATCGAATTCGTGATGCAACTACCGAAGACCGAGACCGGCAAGTTGAAGCGCTTTGCCCTGCGGCAACTGGCGCAGGCCGCCGTGACGTCATCGGGCGTCGCGGCAGAATGA
- a CDS encoding RidA family protein: MTTPKGPQLAVLPTAAEDGIRSGAQVLQPSGWPVPKGYANGMAAEGRIVVTGGVIGWDAEERLADGFVAQVRQTLSNIAAILAEAGARPEHLVRLTWYVVDMDEYLANLKELGKVYRATFGAHYPAMALLQVVRLVEKTARVEIEATAVIPN, translated from the coding sequence GTGACGACGCCGAAAGGCCCGCAGCTCGCGGTGCTGCCGACCGCAGCCGAAGATGGCATTCGTTCTGGAGCGCAGGTGCTCCAGCCCTCCGGCTGGCCTGTGCCGAAGGGCTATGCCAACGGAATGGCGGCCGAAGGGCGCATTGTCGTCACCGGCGGCGTGATCGGCTGGGACGCCGAAGAGCGTCTCGCGGATGGCTTCGTCGCGCAGGTGCGCCAGACCCTGAGCAACATCGCCGCGATTCTGGCCGAGGCCGGTGCTCGGCCCGAGCACCTCGTTCGCCTGACCTGGTATGTCGTCGACATGGACGAATATCTGGCGAACCTGAAGGAGCTTGGCAAGGTCTACCGCGCCACCTTCGGTGCGCACTATCCCGCGATGGCACTCCTCCAGGTGGTGCGCCTCGTCGAGAAGACGGCGCGCGTGGAGATCGAGGCCACCGCCGTCATTCCCAACTGA
- a CDS encoding CBS domain-containing protein gives MRAHQIMTRSVISVTPDTSIVEAANIMLKRHISGLTVVDDSGKLVGVVSEGDFIRRSEIGTGRKRGRWLRFILGPGKSASDFVHEHGRKVSEVMTASPVTITEDTALAEIVDLMERNNVKRLPVVRGDKVVGIVSRANLLQAVAGLAREVPDPTADDDHIRGRIIEAMEKNDWCPFGLNVIVRDGIVHLSGVITEERTRQAAVVAAENVDGVKKVHDHLCWVDTMSGVYLNSPEDDDLAKTG, from the coding sequence ATGCGCGCCCACCAGATCATGACCCGATCGGTCATCTCGGTTACCCCCGACACCAGTATCGTCGAGGCGGCAAACATCATGCTGAAGAGGCACATCAGCGGCCTTACCGTGGTTGACGATAGCGGCAAGCTGGTCGGCGTCGTCTCGGAGGGGGACTTCATCCGCCGCAGCGAAATCGGCACCGGCCGCAAGCGCGGCCGTTGGCTGCGGTTCATCCTCGGGCCCGGCAAGTCCGCCAGCGACTTCGTGCACGAGCACGGTCGCAAGGTCTCGGAAGTGATGACCGCCTCGCCGGTCACCATCACCGAAGACACCGCGCTTGCGGAGATCGTCGATCTCATGGAGCGGAACAACGTGAAACGGCTGCCGGTGGTACGCGGAGACAAGGTCGTCGGGATCGTCTCCCGCGCCAACCTGCTGCAGGCGGTCGCCGGCCTCGCCCGCGAGGTGCCGGATCCGACCGCCGACGACGATCACATTCGCGGCCGCATCATCGAAGCCATGGAGAAGAACGACTGGTGTCCGTTTGGGTTGAACGTCATCGTCCGCGACGGCATCGTTCATCTCAGCGGCGTGATCACCGAAGAACGCACGCGGCAGGCCGCGGTCGTCGCGGCAGAGAACGTGGATGGCGTGAAGAAGGTGCACGACCATCTGTGCTGGGTCGACACCATGTCGGGCGTCTATCTGAACTCGCCCGAGGACGACGATCTCGCCAAGACAGGCTGA